In the genome of Pseudarthrobacter sp. IC2-21, one region contains:
- a CDS encoding Fur family transcriptional regulator: MTEHFEGHEAWAAALRSHGRRVTRQRLAVLAAVEHHPHSPAESILAAARAELPELTAQSVYVVLGDLTDLHMLRRFEPPHSPALYETRVGDNHHHAICISCGRVEDVECAVGHAPCLTPHWDENAKPMTIQIADVMYQGICQDCQQSQQLPSERNQVIEK, from the coding sequence ATGACGGAACACTTTGAGGGCCACGAAGCATGGGCTGCCGCCCTGCGGTCCCACGGCCGCCGGGTGACCAGGCAGCGGCTGGCCGTGCTTGCCGCCGTCGAACACCACCCGCATTCACCGGCGGAGAGCATCCTCGCTGCCGCCCGGGCCGAGCTCCCGGAACTCACTGCGCAGTCCGTTTACGTGGTCCTGGGCGACCTCACAGACCTGCACATGCTGCGCCGGTTCGAGCCGCCCCACTCCCCCGCCCTGTACGAGACCCGCGTAGGCGACAACCACCACCACGCCATCTGCATCAGCTGCGGCCGCGTGGAAGACGTGGAATGCGCCGTCGGGCACGCACCCTGCCTGACGCCGCACTGGGATGAGAATGCCAAGCCCATGACCATCCAGATTGCCGATGTGATGTACCAGGGCATCTGCCAGGACTGCCAGCAGTCCCAACAACTTCCTTCTGAACGTAACCAAGTAATAGAGAAATAG
- a CDS encoding catalase: protein MTAISTTQSGAPVTSDAHSQSVGADGAIILTDHYLIEKLAQFNRERVPERVVHAKGGGAFGTFKTTSDVSKYTKAAFLQPGVETDMLIRFSSVAGESGSPDTWRDPRGFAVKFYTTEGNYDLVGNNTPVFFIRDGIKFPDFIHSQKRLPGTHLRDADMQWDFWTLSPESAHQVTWLMGDRGLPASWREMQGYGSHTYQWINAEGERFWVKYHFKSNQGVKAMTGDQAEELAGSDADFYIRDLQENIAAGNFPSWELHVQVMPYEDAKTYRFNPFDLTKVWPHSDYPLIHVGTMELNKNPENYFAQIEQATFAPSNFVPGIAASPDKMLQARIFSYADAHRYRVGTNHAQLPVNLPKSQVNNYSQDGQGRFSFNAPSVPVYAPNSVGGPAAVEPASPAGGWENDGELTLSAHSLRAEDGDFGQAGTLYREVFDDGAKARLLDTITGAVGGVKTADIKERAIQYWTNVDADLGAKLRANLGAGAVDSDAEAANKIG, encoded by the coding sequence ATGACTGCCATTTCAACCACCCAGTCAGGTGCCCCCGTCACGTCCGACGCGCACTCCCAGTCAGTTGGTGCCGACGGTGCCATCATCCTGACTGACCACTACCTGATCGAAAAGCTCGCCCAGTTCAACCGCGAGCGCGTGCCGGAGCGCGTTGTGCACGCCAAGGGCGGCGGTGCTTTCGGTACCTTCAAGACCACCTCGGACGTTTCCAAGTACACCAAGGCTGCGTTCCTGCAGCCGGGTGTTGAGACGGACATGCTGATCCGCTTCTCCTCAGTGGCCGGCGAGAGCGGCTCCCCCGACACCTGGCGCGATCCCCGCGGCTTCGCCGTCAAGTTCTACACCACCGAGGGCAACTACGACCTCGTGGGCAACAACACCCCTGTCTTCTTCATCCGCGACGGCATCAAGTTCCCGGACTTCATCCACTCCCAGAAGCGCCTCCCGGGCACCCACCTGCGTGACGCCGACATGCAGTGGGACTTCTGGACCCTGTCCCCCGAGTCCGCGCACCAGGTCACCTGGCTCATGGGCGACCGCGGCCTGCCGGCTTCCTGGCGTGAAATGCAGGGCTACGGCTCGCACACCTACCAGTGGATCAACGCCGAAGGCGAGCGCTTCTGGGTCAAGTACCACTTCAAGTCCAACCAGGGCGTCAAGGCCATGACCGGCGATCAGGCCGAGGAACTGGCCGGCTCGGACGCGGACTTCTATATCCGCGACCTGCAGGAAAACATCGCCGCCGGCAACTTCCCGTCCTGGGAACTGCACGTCCAGGTCATGCCCTACGAGGATGCCAAGACGTACCGCTTCAACCCGTTCGACCTCACCAAGGTGTGGCCGCACTCTGACTACCCGCTGATCCACGTGGGCACCATGGAGCTGAACAAGAACCCGGAGAACTACTTCGCGCAGATCGAGCAGGCCACCTTCGCGCCCTCGAACTTCGTGCCGGGCATCGCAGCCTCGCCGGACAAGATGCTGCAGGCTCGCATCTTCTCCTACGCAGACGCACACCGTTACCGCGTGGGCACCAACCACGCCCAGCTCCCCGTGAACCTGCCCAAGAGCCAGGTCAACAACTACAGCCAGGACGGCCAGGGACGCTTCAGCTTCAACGCCCCCTCTGTTCCGGTGTACGCGCCGAACTCCGTAGGCGGCCCCGCCGCTGTTGAGCCGGCTTCCCCGGCAGGTGGCTGGGAGAACGACGGCGAGCTGACGCTTTCCGCACACTCGCTCCGTGCCGAAGACGGCGACTTCGGTCAGGCCGGCACGCTGTACCGCGAAGTGTTCGACGACGGCGCCAAGGCCCGCCTGCTGGACACCATCACCGGCGCCGTGGGCGGCGTGAAGACCGCCGACATCAAGGAACGCGCCATCCAGTACTGGACGAACGTTGACGCCGACCTCGGCGCGAAGCTGCGCGCCAACCTGGGTGCCGGCGCCGTTGACTCCGACGCTGAGGCTGCCAACAAGATCGGCTAG
- a CDS encoding ABC transporter ATP-binding protein — protein sequence MQPEATPAPAGNTQPAGKTLPDAMLSVRGLKKVYQTDGGDIEAVRNLTFDLRAGELACLVGPSGSGKTTLLKCISGLMAPTEGEVLLDGKRVSGPPKKMAVVFQEYGRSLFPWMRVRENVELPLKNQGVPKAERDKLVDEALEAVGLAHVPRSYPWQLSGGMQQRVAIARAIAYQPEVLLMDEPFAAVDAQTRADLEDLIRMVWKKLGITILFVTHDIDESVYLGERVIILSSSPTVVQEDILIDLPVDRDQLETRSLPRFTELRHHVYEQIQLAKKGHRPAAAGEVSAAPTQASASRTDVA from the coding sequence ATGCAGCCTGAGGCAACCCCGGCACCAGCCGGGAATACACAGCCAGCCGGGAAGACTCTGCCGGACGCGATGCTCTCCGTGCGCGGCCTGAAGAAGGTGTACCAGACCGACGGCGGCGACATTGAGGCGGTGCGCAACCTGACCTTTGACCTGCGCGCCGGCGAACTGGCCTGCCTCGTGGGTCCTTCCGGCTCCGGCAAGACCACCCTCCTGAAGTGCATTTCCGGGCTGATGGCGCCCACCGAGGGCGAGGTGCTTTTGGACGGCAAACGCGTCTCGGGTCCGCCGAAGAAGATGGCCGTCGTCTTCCAGGAGTACGGCCGCTCCCTTTTCCCATGGATGCGCGTCCGTGAAAACGTGGAACTGCCGCTGAAGAACCAGGGTGTGCCCAAGGCCGAACGGGACAAGCTGGTGGACGAGGCCCTTGAGGCGGTGGGCCTGGCCCACGTTCCGCGCTCCTACCCGTGGCAGCTTTCCGGCGGCATGCAGCAGCGCGTGGCCATCGCCCGGGCCATCGCGTATCAGCCGGAGGTGCTGCTGATGGACGAGCCCTTCGCCGCCGTGGACGCACAGACCCGCGCGGATTTGGAGGACCTGATCCGCATGGTGTGGAAGAAGCTCGGAATCACGATCCTGTTCGTGACCCACGATATCGACGAATCCGTCTACCTTGGCGAGCGCGTCATCATCCTGTCTTCCTCGCCCACGGTGGTCCAGGAGGATATCCTCATCGACCTTCCGGTGGACCGCGACCAGTTGGAGACCCGGTCCCTGCCGCGCTTCACCGAGCTCCGCCACCACGTCTACGAGCAGATCCAGCTGGCCAAGAAAGGCCACCGCCCGGCGGCAGCGGGCGAGGTTTCGGCGGCCCCGACCCAGGCCTCCGCCAGCCGGACCGACGTGGCGTAG
- a CDS encoding ABC transporter permease, with protein sequence MKSLKTLGYVLALPVLLVLLWWASTLGTVNFFVPTPATLVAKFGEVWFGPRFFSDVLPSVGRLLVGVVAAIIIGVVGGVLIGSVRWLRALLEPTLEFFRAIPPPVLVPVLILLMGITDSMKVAVIISGCVWPVLLNTIEGVRAVDGVLSDSAHTYGIDGWARVRYLVLPSASPQIMAGVRQSLSLGLILMVISEMFASSSGLGFTIVQFQRSFAIPEMWSGIVVLGLLGVAMSFIFQWAERNILRWYHGQKEVENAA encoded by the coding sequence GTGAAAAGTCTGAAAACCCTCGGCTACGTCCTGGCGCTGCCGGTCCTGCTGGTCCTGCTCTGGTGGGCCTCCACCCTCGGCACGGTGAACTTCTTCGTCCCCACTCCTGCAACCCTGGTCGCCAAGTTCGGCGAGGTCTGGTTCGGCCCCCGCTTCTTTAGCGACGTGCTGCCCAGCGTTGGGCGGCTCCTGGTGGGGGTTGTGGCGGCGATCATCATCGGCGTCGTCGGCGGCGTCCTGATCGGTTCCGTCAGATGGCTCCGGGCGCTGCTGGAACCCACCCTGGAGTTCTTCCGCGCGATCCCGCCACCTGTCCTGGTTCCGGTTCTGATCCTGCTGATGGGCATAACGGACTCCATGAAGGTGGCGGTGATCATTTCCGGCTGTGTGTGGCCTGTCCTGTTGAACACCATCGAAGGTGTCCGGGCCGTGGACGGGGTCCTCTCGGATTCGGCCCACACCTACGGGATCGACGGCTGGGCCCGCGTCCGGTACCTGGTGCTGCCTTCAGCCAGCCCGCAGATCATGGCCGGCGTGCGCCAGTCCCTGTCCCTGGGGCTGATCCTGATGGTCATCTCCGAAATGTTCGCCTCGTCCTCGGGGCTTGGCTTCACCATCGTCCAGTTCCAGCGGTCCTTTGCCATTCCGGAAATGTGGTCCGGCATTGTGGTGCTTGGTCTGCTGGGTGTAGCCATGTCGTTCATCTTCCAGTGGGCCGAGCGGAACATCCTGCGCTGGTACCACGGCCAGAAAGAGGTAGAAAATGCAGCCTGA
- a CDS encoding ABC transporter permease: MPVKQLLGLAGIIGFLGTWELIPRLGIINERFLPPASEVILALVRDFGLTAFWISVGETMMAWFLGLVIAVTLAVLLGFVIGSSDFLRKATNSTVEFLRPIPSVALIPLAVLLFGVKIESSLMLITYAAFWQVLIQVLYGVADIDMVANNTAKTYGLGRMARIRYVVFPTALPYLMTGVRLAATVALVLAITAELVIGSPGLGREIALAQSGGAISGMYALVLATGLIGVLINAVMRFIEKKTLSWHSSVRSEVIV; the protein is encoded by the coding sequence GTGCCGGTAAAACAGCTGCTTGGCCTGGCGGGGATCATCGGATTCCTTGGCACGTGGGAGCTCATTCCGCGGCTGGGCATCATCAATGAACGCTTCCTCCCGCCCGCCAGCGAAGTTATCCTCGCCCTGGTGCGCGACTTCGGCCTGACAGCCTTCTGGATCTCGGTTGGTGAGACCATGATGGCCTGGTTCCTGGGCCTGGTCATCGCCGTCACCCTGGCCGTGCTGCTGGGCTTCGTCATCGGCTCCAGCGACTTCCTCCGGAAAGCCACGAACTCCACCGTGGAATTCCTGCGGCCCATCCCATCGGTGGCCCTGATTCCGCTGGCGGTGCTGCTCTTCGGCGTGAAGATCGAATCATCCCTGATGCTGATTACCTATGCCGCCTTCTGGCAGGTCCTGATCCAGGTCCTTTACGGCGTGGCAGACATCGACATGGTGGCCAACAACACCGCAAAGACCTATGGGCTGGGCCGGATGGCGAGGATCCGCTACGTCGTTTTCCCCACAGCCCTGCCCTACCTGATGACAGGCGTCCGTCTGGCCGCCACGGTGGCACTCGTCCTGGCCATCACCGCAGAACTGGTGATCGGCTCTCCCGGTCTCGGCCGGGAAATCGCGCTCGCCCAGTCCGGCGGCGCCATCTCGGGCATGTACGCCTTGGTACTGGCCACCGGCCTGATTGGCGTGCTGATCAACGCGGTGATGCGGTTCATCGAGAAGAAAACCCTGTCCTGGCACTCCTCCGTCCGCTCCGAGGTGATCGTGTGA
- a CDS encoding ABC transporter substrate-binding protein produces the protein MKRRSVIAVLAAASVLGLSACGSGSPSSTGGGASSAGAGNANLTKVSVGVIPIVDCAPIFLGNKQGFFKDEGIQLDIQTASGGAAIVPGVVSGSFDFAFSNLISVMVAKDKGLDLKFVANGASTTGEKGKDIGGVVVPAGSPITAAKDLAGKTVSVNNLSNIGDTTIKSVIEKGGGDPNSVKFVEVAFPDAPAALTNKQVDAAWILEPFLSKAVAEGGTIVSSNFVEMSPELDIAGYFTKADTVKGKADLTGKFTRAMNKSLEYAQGHPQEVRDIVGTYTKIDEATRAKMILPRYRVEFNKDAFKTLGDAAAKYGTLSKAPNAGDLLP, from the coding sequence ATGAAACGTCGTAGCGTCATCGCTGTACTCGCCGCAGCATCCGTCCTGGGCCTGTCCGCCTGCGGGTCGGGCTCACCGAGTTCCACAGGCGGTGGAGCATCCTCCGCCGGAGCCGGGAATGCGAATTTGACCAAGGTCAGCGTCGGAGTCATCCCCATTGTGGACTGCGCACCGATCTTCCTCGGCAACAAACAGGGGTTCTTTAAGGACGAGGGCATCCAGCTGGATATCCAGACGGCCTCCGGTGGAGCGGCAATCGTCCCCGGCGTGGTCAGCGGGAGCTTCGACTTTGCGTTTTCGAACCTGATCTCCGTCATGGTGGCCAAGGACAAGGGCCTTGACCTGAAGTTCGTGGCCAACGGGGCGTCCACTACCGGTGAAAAGGGCAAGGACATTGGTGGTGTGGTGGTTCCCGCCGGGTCCCCCATCACGGCCGCCAAGGACCTGGCCGGCAAAACCGTTTCGGTGAATAACCTCTCCAACATCGGCGATACCACCATCAAATCGGTTATCGAAAAGGGCGGCGGTGACCCGAACAGCGTGAAGTTTGTTGAGGTGGCCTTCCCTGACGCCCCGGCCGCCTTGACCAACAAGCAGGTGGACGCAGCCTGGATCCTGGAACCGTTCCTCTCCAAGGCGGTGGCCGAGGGGGGCACCATCGTCTCCTCGAATTTTGTCGAGATGAGCCCGGAACTGGATATCGCCGGCTACTTCACGAAGGCTGACACCGTCAAGGGCAAGGCCGACCTCACGGGAAAGTTCACCCGTGCGATGAACAAGTCACTTGAGTACGCCCAGGGCCATCCCCAGGAAGTTCGGGACATCGTGGGAACATACACCAAGATCGATGAAGCCACCCGCGCCAAGATGATCCTGCCGCGCTATCGCGTGGAGTTCAACAAGGACGCCTTCAAGACCCTCGGCGACGCCGCCGCCAAGTACGGCACGCTGAGCAAGGCTCCGAACGCAGGCGACCTTCTCCCGTGA
- a CDS encoding DUF2461 domain-containing protein: MSTFEGIPAGAFEFYAELEDNNNREWWLEHKDSYTSLVREPLTALLAELEPRFGPAKIFRPNRDVRFSQDKSPYKTAQGAFASAQEGVGYYLQVSADGLLVGGGYHSHTPAQLARFRNSVDASGTGESLRHIVDGIAAAGFAVGGEKLKTVPRGYDRAHPRAELLKHKSLSAGTDLGQPEWVSSPAAAQEIARLWEQLRPLVDWVGRHAAP, translated from the coding sequence ATGAGCACATTTGAAGGCATTCCCGCCGGGGCATTCGAGTTCTACGCCGAGCTTGAGGACAACAACAATCGGGAGTGGTGGCTGGAGCATAAGGACAGCTATACGAGCCTGGTCCGGGAACCCCTCACGGCGCTGCTGGCTGAACTGGAACCACGGTTCGGTCCGGCGAAGATCTTCCGGCCGAACCGGGATGTCAGGTTCTCCCAGGACAAGTCGCCCTACAAAACCGCCCAGGGCGCCTTTGCCTCGGCCCAGGAAGGTGTGGGTTATTACCTTCAGGTCAGCGCTGACGGGCTGCTGGTGGGAGGCGGCTATCATTCCCACACCCCGGCCCAGCTGGCAAGGTTCCGGAATTCGGTGGACGCCTCGGGCACCGGTGAATCGCTGCGGCACATCGTGGACGGCATCGCCGCGGCCGGTTTTGCCGTGGGAGGCGAGAAGCTGAAGACCGTGCCGCGCGGTTATGACCGGGCGCATCCCCGGGCAGAACTGCTTAAGCACAAATCGCTTTCGGCCGGCACCGACCTCGGCCAGCCGGAGTGGGTCTCGTCGCCGGCGGCTGCTCAGGAGATCGCCAGGCTCTGGGAACAGCTCCGGCCCCTCGTTGACTGGGTGGGCAGGCACGCTGCGCCGTGA
- a CDS encoding amino acid permease produces the protein MNLLRTKSIEQSIADADEPGRKLKRSLSTWDLMIMGVAVAVGAGIFSVGAKAAANFSGPAVTVSFAIAAVTCALAIMCYAEFATAIPVAGSAYVFTYATMGEVLAWIIGWNLILELFTAAAVIAKYWGIYLSKVFALMGADVPPALSVGGVDLYWGAFLIVAIFTVLLVLGTKLSARVGNVFTLIKIAVVLFVIVVGFTYVKVENYSPFVPAAEPTAGGSADVLKQSFFGFLTGAAPAQYGTLGIFAGAALVFFAFIGFDVVATSAEEVKNPQKTLPRGIFGGLAVVTLLYILVSLALTGMVSYTELAAAKNPTLTTAFEAVGNTTAAKVIAFGSLIGLTTVIMVLLMGLSRVVLAMSRDGLLPRSLSKTSDKRSTPVRLQIICGAAVALVAGLTNVDLLEEMINIGTLSAFVMVSLGILVLRKKRPDLKPSFRVPFGKVLPIVSALLCLYLMTNLAVETWIFFAGWLVIGLIIYFAYGQKHSRLNEKFAEAKSAVDGAPEKELASRV, from the coding sequence ATGAACCTTCTCCGGACCAAATCCATCGAGCAGTCGATCGCCGACGCCGACGAACCCGGACGCAAGCTCAAGCGGTCGCTCAGCACTTGGGACCTGATGATCATGGGCGTTGCCGTTGCGGTCGGCGCCGGCATTTTCTCAGTTGGCGCCAAGGCCGCTGCCAACTTCTCCGGCCCGGCCGTGACTGTCTCCTTCGCCATCGCCGCCGTGACCTGCGCCCTGGCCATCATGTGCTACGCGGAGTTTGCCACCGCCATTCCCGTTGCCGGGTCCGCCTATGTGTTCACGTACGCCACCATGGGGGAAGTGCTGGCCTGGATCATCGGCTGGAACCTGATCCTGGAACTCTTCACCGCCGCGGCGGTCATCGCCAAATACTGGGGAATCTACCTCAGCAAGGTCTTCGCGCTGATGGGCGCCGACGTCCCGCCCGCCCTCTCGGTCGGCGGCGTCGACCTCTACTGGGGCGCCTTCCTGATCGTTGCCATCTTCACGGTCCTGCTGGTGCTGGGCACCAAACTCTCCGCCCGCGTAGGCAACGTTTTCACCCTGATCAAGATCGCCGTGGTGCTCTTCGTGATCGTTGTGGGCTTCACCTATGTGAAGGTCGAGAACTACAGTCCGTTCGTCCCGGCAGCTGAGCCCACGGCCGGCGGCAGCGCGGATGTCCTCAAGCAGTCCTTCTTCGGATTCCTCACCGGCGCCGCTCCGGCGCAGTACGGCACGCTGGGCATCTTCGCCGGCGCTGCCCTGGTGTTCTTCGCCTTCATCGGCTTTGACGTGGTGGCCACCTCCGCGGAGGAAGTCAAGAACCCCCAGAAGACGCTGCCCCGCGGCATCTTCGGCGGCCTCGCCGTCGTCACCCTGCTTTACATCCTGGTGTCCCTCGCGCTGACCGGCATGGTGTCCTACACGGAACTCGCCGCGGCCAAGAACCCCACCCTCACCACCGCCTTCGAAGCTGTCGGCAACACCACCGCCGCCAAGGTCATCGCCTTCGGCTCCCTAATCGGTCTCACCACCGTCATCATGGTGCTCCTGATGGGGCTGTCCCGCGTGGTGCTGGCCATGAGCCGCGACGGACTGCTGCCCCGGAGCCTGTCCAAGACCAGTGACAAACGTTCGACGCCGGTGCGCCTCCAGATCATCTGTGGTGCGGCAGTGGCACTTGTCGCGGGCCTGACCAACGTGGACCTGCTGGAAGAAATGATCAACATCGGTACGCTGTCCGCGTTCGTGATGGTTAGCCTTGGCATCCTGGTGCTGCGTAAAAAGCGCCCGGACCTGAAGCCGTCCTTCCGCGTTCCGTTCGGCAAGGTTTTGCCCATTGTGTCCGCCCTGCTGTGCCTGTACCTGATGACGAACCTGGCCGTGGAAACCTGGATCTTCTTCGCCGGCTGGCTGGTAATCGGCCTCATCATCTACTTCGCGTACGGGCAGAAGCACTCGCGCCTGAACGAGAAGTTCGCCGAGGCTAAGTCCGCAGTCGACGGCGCCCCCGAAAAGGAACTTGCGTCCCGCGTGTAG
- a CDS encoding DUF779 domain-containing protein, whose amino-acid sequence MPNQRLDAAVTLPGENFSRVALTPEAVELLQKLWRQHGPLMFHQSGGCCDGSSPMCFPAGEFITGDSDVLLGLFDISDGLKPEPLEFWMSREQFEYWSHTHLTVDVVAGRGNGFSVESPEGKRFLIRSTLMDWPV is encoded by the coding sequence ATGCCCAACCAACGGCTCGACGCCGCGGTGACGCTGCCCGGGGAAAATTTCTCCCGGGTGGCGCTCACCCCGGAGGCGGTGGAACTGCTGCAGAAGCTCTGGCGCCAGCACGGGCCGCTGATGTTCCACCAGTCCGGCGGCTGCTGCGACGGCTCCTCGCCGATGTGCTTCCCCGCAGGCGAGTTCATCACGGGGGATTCGGACGTGCTGCTGGGACTGTTCGATATCTCGGACGGGCTCAAGCCGGAGCCGCTGGAGTTCTGGATGTCCCGGGAACAGTTCGAATACTGGAGCCATACGCATCTGACGGTGGATGTGGTGGCAGGCCGGGGGAACGGCTTCTCGGTCGAATCTCCCGAAGGCAAACGGTTCCTGATCCGGTCCACGCTGATGGACTGGCCCGTCTGA
- the adhP gene encoding alcohol dehydrogenase AdhP, whose amino-acid sequence MTTTMQAAVVTEFGKDLQIKDVTLPAPGPGEALVKVLTTGVCHTDLHAAEGDWPVKPTPPFIPGHEGVGEVVALGEGVTDLAVGDLVGNAWLWSACGDCQYCRTGWETLCEAQKNAGYSVDGSFGEYMLVDSRFAARIPAGSDPVEVAPVLCAGVTVYKGLKMTEARPGQWVTISGIGGLGHIAVQYAVAMGLRVAAVDIADDKLALAKAHGAELTVNALHEDPVEVIQRETGGCHGVLVTAVHPSAFGQAIGMARRGGTIVFNGLPPGDFPAPIFEIVLKGLTVRGSIVGTRQDLEEALDFYAQGKIHPTVSVRELGEINAVLDEMKHAKIDGRVVLRF is encoded by the coding sequence ATGACGACGACAATGCAAGCTGCAGTAGTAACCGAATTCGGCAAGGACCTCCAGATCAAGGACGTCACGCTTCCCGCTCCGGGTCCGGGGGAAGCCCTGGTCAAGGTTCTCACCACCGGCGTCTGCCACACTGACCTCCACGCGGCGGAGGGCGACTGGCCGGTCAAGCCGACCCCGCCGTTCATTCCGGGCCACGAGGGCGTGGGTGAAGTGGTGGCCCTCGGCGAGGGTGTCACTGACCTCGCCGTCGGGGACCTGGTGGGAAACGCGTGGCTGTGGTCCGCCTGCGGGGACTGCCAGTACTGCCGTACCGGCTGGGAAACGCTGTGTGAGGCGCAGAAGAACGCCGGCTACAGCGTGGACGGCTCCTTCGGCGAGTACATGCTGGTGGACTCGCGCTTCGCGGCGCGCATACCGGCGGGATCCGACCCCGTCGAGGTGGCGCCGGTGCTCTGTGCCGGCGTCACCGTCTACAAGGGGCTCAAAATGACCGAGGCCAGGCCGGGGCAGTGGGTCACCATTTCCGGCATCGGCGGCCTGGGCCACATCGCCGTCCAGTACGCCGTGGCCATGGGGCTGCGGGTGGCCGCGGTGGACATCGCGGACGACAAACTGGCCCTCGCCAAGGCCCATGGTGCCGAACTGACGGTCAACGCCCTGCACGAGGATCCTGTGGAAGTCATTCAGCGCGAAACCGGAGGTTGCCATGGAGTCCTTGTCACCGCAGTGCACCCGTCCGCTTTCGGACAGGCGATCGGCATGGCACGCCGGGGCGGGACGATTGTGTTCAACGGCCTGCCGCCGGGCGATTTCCCGGCGCCCATTTTCGAGATTGTGCTCAAGGGCCTGACCGTCCGCGGTTCGATCGTGGGCACGCGGCAGGACCTGGAGGAAGCGCTGGACTTCTACGCGCAGGGCAAGATTCACCCCACCGTGTCCGTGCGGGAGCTCGGGGAAATCAACGCAGTCCTTGACGAGATGAAGCACGCCAAGATCGATGGCCGCGTGGTGCTGAGGTTCTGA
- a CDS encoding aldehyde dehydrogenase family protein — protein sequence MTVYAQPGTEGSKVTFKDRYENWIGGEWVAPVKGQYFENITPVTGKVFCEVARGTAEDIELALDAAHKAAPSWGKTSVAERAAVLNKIADRIDENLEMLAVAESWDNGKPIRETLNADIPLAADHFRYFASAVRAQEGRLSQLDDDTTAYHYHEPLGVVGQIIPWNFPILMAVWKLAPALAAGNAVVLKPAEQTPSSILVLMELIGDLLPAGVLNVVNGFGVEAGKPLASSPRIRKIAFTGETTTGRLISQYASQNLIPVTLELGGKSPNIFFNDVAADTGDAFYDKAQEGFALFAFNQGEVCTCPSRALIQEDIYDSFMEDAIARVGKMIQGNPLDTETQVGAQASNDQLEKILSYIDIGKQEGAKVLIGGERAQLEGDLAGGYYVQPTVFEGHNKMRIFQEEIFGPVVSVTKFSDYDDAMGIANDTLYGLGAGVWSRNGNVAYRAGREIQAGRVWVNNYHAYPAGAAFGGYKSSGIGRENHSMMLDHYQQTKNLLVSYNENKLGFF from the coding sequence ATGACTGTTTACGCACAGCCCGGTACCGAGGGTTCGAAGGTCACGTTCAAGGACCGCTATGAGAACTGGATCGGCGGCGAGTGGGTTGCCCCCGTCAAGGGCCAGTACTTCGAAAACATCACCCCCGTCACCGGCAAGGTCTTCTGCGAAGTGGCCCGCGGAACCGCTGAGGACATCGAACTCGCGCTGGACGCGGCGCACAAGGCGGCACCCTCCTGGGGCAAAACCTCCGTTGCCGAGCGGGCCGCGGTCCTGAACAAAATCGCGGACCGGATCGACGAGAACCTGGAAATGCTGGCTGTCGCCGAGTCCTGGGACAACGGCAAGCCGATTCGAGAAACCCTCAACGCCGACATCCCGCTTGCCGCCGACCACTTCCGCTACTTCGCCTCCGCCGTCCGGGCCCAGGAAGGCCGGCTGTCCCAGCTCGACGACGACACCACCGCCTACCACTACCACGAACCGCTCGGCGTCGTGGGCCAGATCATCCCGTGGAACTTCCCCATCCTGATGGCCGTCTGGAAGCTGGCCCCCGCCCTCGCGGCAGGCAACGCCGTGGTCCTCAAACCGGCCGAGCAGACGCCTTCGTCCATCCTCGTCCTGATGGAACTCATCGGTGACCTCCTGCCCGCCGGTGTGCTGAACGTGGTCAACGGCTTCGGCGTTGAAGCGGGCAAGCCGCTGGCCTCCAGCCCCCGGATCCGCAAGATCGCCTTCACCGGCGAAACCACCACCGGCCGGCTGATCAGCCAGTACGCCAGCCAGAACCTCATCCCGGTCACGCTGGAACTCGGCGGCAAGAGCCCCAACATCTTCTTCAACGACGTTGCCGCGGACACGGGCGACGCGTTCTACGACAAGGCGCAGGAGGGCTTCGCGCTCTTCGCCTTCAACCAGGGCGAAGTCTGCACCTGCCCGTCCCGCGCCCTGATCCAGGAAGACATCTACGACTCCTTTATGGAGGACGCCATTGCCCGGGTGGGAAAGATGATCCAGGGCAACCCGCTGGACACCGAAACCCAGGTGGGCGCCCAGGCCTCCAACGACCAGCTCGAAAAGATCCTCTCCTACATCGACATCGGCAAGCAGGAAGGCGCCAAGGTGCTGATCGGCGGTGAGCGTGCCCAGCTCGAAGGCGACCTGGCCGGCGGCTACTACGTCCAGCCCACCGTCTTCGAGGGCCACAACAAGATGCGGATCTTCCAGGAGGAGATCTTCGGGCCCGTGGTGTCGGTGACGAAATTCAGTGACTACGACGACGCCATGGGCATCGCCAATGACACCCTCTACGGCCTCGGCGCCGGCGTCTGGTCCCGCAACGGCAACGTTGCGTACCGGGCAGGCCGCGAAATCCAGGCAGGCCGTGTGTGGGTCAACAACTACCACGCCTACCCGGCGGGTGCCGCGTTCGGCGGCTACAAGTCCTCAGGCATCGGGCGTGAAAACCACTCCATGATGCTGGACCACTACCAGCAGACCAAGAACCTGCTGGTCAGCTACAACGAAAACAAGCTGGGCTTCTTCTAA